The Panicum hallii strain FIL2 chromosome 9, PHallii_v3.1, whole genome shotgun sequence genome has a window encoding:
- the LOC112873054 gene encoding uncharacterized protein LOC112873054 has translation MASTLTAPALSAAANAGRTVPAPVALILNVQPSNTAPRAWFERFVKHVTTFGFQQSRSDSSLFIFKPGHSMAYLLLYVDDKVLSASSTSLLQHIIASLRTEFAMKDMGPVSHFLGIHVQRSATGFKLSQTAYAVELLERAGMVNCKPAPTPADTNPKLSSEDGALIKDASWYRSMAGALQYLTLTRPYADQQVCLHVHAPRDSHTALLKRILRYIKGTTSLGLHIHRMDTLTITAYTDADWAGCPDTHRSTSRFCIYLEDSLVSWSSKRQTTVSRSSAGAEYRGVANAMSECSWLRHLLGELHCNVHKATVAYCDNISSVYMARNPVHHRRTKHIELDIHFVREKVALGKLRVLQIPSARQFADIFTKGLPMSLFEEFCSSLCVGETTAATAGGC, from the exons ATGGCATCCACCCTCACCGCACCAGCACTCTCTGCAGCTGCCAACGCCGGACGAACCGTCCCCGCCCCAGTCGCCCTCATCCTCAACGTCCAGCCCAGCAACACC GCACCACGAGCTTGGTTCGAGCGCTTCGTCAAGCACGTCACCACCTTCGGATTCCAGCAGTCACGCTCCGACTCGTCCCTGTTCATCTTCAAACCAGGCCACTCGATGGCATACCTGCTACTATATGTGGATGATAAGGTTCTCTCGGCCTCCTCAACGTCCCTGCTCCAACATATCATCGCCAGCCTCAGGACAGAATTTGCCATGAAGGATATGGGTCCGGTCAGCCACTTCCTCGGTATTCATGTGCAACGCTCAGCGACAGGGTTCAAGCTATCACAAACAGCATACGCCGTCGAGCTCCTAGAACGCGCTGGAATGGTCAATTGCAAGCCAGCACCGACACCCGCCGACACCAACCCAAAATTGTCCAGCGAGGATGGTGCACTGATCAAGGATGCATCCTGGTACCGCAGTATGGCTGGGGCTCTCCAGTACTTGACCCTCACTCGGCCATATGCCGACCAACAAGTGTGCCTCCACGTGCATGCGCCCAGGGACAGCCACACAGCACTGCTCAAGAGAATTCTTCGGTATATCAAGGGAACAACATCCCTCGGCCTCCATATTCATCGCATGGACACGCTAACAATCACCGCATACACAGATGCCGACTGGGCGGGGTGTCCGGACACCCATCGATCGACGTCCAGGTTTTGCATCTACCTCGAAGACTCGCTGGTGTCCTGGTCATCCAAGAGGCAGACCACCGTGTCGCGCTCCAGCGCCGGAGCAGAATACCGAGGAGTCGCTAACGCTATGTCCGAGTGCTCATGGCTGCGCCATCTGTTGGGTGAACTGCACTGCAACGTACACAAGGCGACAGTGGCATATTGTGACAACATCTCAAGTGTGTATATGGCTAGGAATCCAGTTCATCACAGACGCACGAAGCACATCGAGTTGGACATTCACTTCGTTCGGGAGAAAGTGGCACTCGGCAAGCTCCGCGTCCTCCAGATTCCAAGCGCAAGGCAATTTGCAGATATATTCACGAAAGGACTACCAATGTCGTTGTTCGAGGAGTTTTGTTCCAGTCTATGCGTCGGTGAGACAACGGCTGCGACTGCTGGGGGGTGTTAG
- the LOC112873055 gene encoding uncharacterized protein LOC112873055: protein MASPASFGSSSPHSDIAAPQSAPIAVVQQVNIRSIVPVLLDLADSNYSQWRCFFDSVLGKFGLKEHVTAPPPMAQRDADWRQADCCVTNWIYTALIKVVFDIVYKPRASSFTIWTNIEGLFRDNELQCTVYLEAEFRTLQQGDLSMTEYCSCLKQLADNLHDVGQPVYEPSQVLNLLRGLNTKYRHVKQVITSKFPPHTIMSARSYLLLEEIQLQHDAKMEAGQAFLAGHGGSGTSSGSTDNSNNSRSKSKNKRRGRGYGSSSSGPLANPSNGGGGGPQQRP, encoded by the coding sequence ATGGCCTCCCCTGCTTCCTTTGGATCCTCCAGCCCTCATTCTGACATCGCTGCTCCTCAATCTGCGCCGATCGCCGTTGTGCAGCAGGTTAACATCCGTTCCATTGTCCCTGTCCTTCTCGACCTCGCCGACTCCAACTACAGCCAGTGGCGCTGCTTCTTCGACTCCGTCCTCGGCAAGTTCGGACTCAAGGAGCACGTCACGGCTCCTCCGCCCATGGCGCAGCGCGACGCTGACTGGCGTCAAGCCGACTGCTGCGTCACCAATTGGATCTACACCGCCCTCATCAAGGTTGTCTTCGACATCGTCTACAAACCACGCGCCTCGTCCTTCACAATCTGGACGAACATTGAAGGCCTGTTCCGCGACAACGAGCTGCAGTGCACGGTGTACCTGGAGGCCGAGTTCAGGACTCTCCAGCAAGGCGACCTGTCCATGACTGAATACTGCTCTTGCCTGAAGCAACTCGCCGATAATCTCCATGATGTCGGCCAGCCGGTGTACGAGCCGAGCCAAGTGCTGAACCTCCTTCGTGGCCTCAACACCAAGTACCGCCACGTCAAGCAGGTAATCACCTCGAAGTTCCCTCCTCATACAATCATGAGTGCACGGTCGTACCTTCTCCTGGAGGAGATCCAGCTGCAACATGATGCGAAGATGGAGGCTGGGCAAGCATTCCTCGCTGGCCATGGCGGATCCGGCACCTCCTCAGGCTCCACCGACAACAGCAACAACTCCCGCTCCAAGTCAAAGAACAAGCGCCGCGGCCGCGGGTACGGCTCCTCCTCCAGCGGACCCTTGGCCAACCCCAGcaacggcggtggcggcggccctCAGCAACGCCCATAG